A stretch of Allostreptomyces psammosilenae DNA encodes these proteins:
- a CDS encoding phospholipase D-like domain-containing protein, protein MREEKTARRTGTRPAGGRHARRPRRAAAFWVAALLPVAALLAPPAATAATAARSQPQAADIQAQAVANSAVFNHPDGTTAQQNAIRDHVANLVNGTPAGARIDVSMFSFTDDTVADALVAASARGVNVHVIVDESTVDLSADADGDGAPDQGGEYHTLAAGLGENLSARSWILACPDDRGCVGHRTVGASTAINHNKFFLFSETGGTADVVVQTSANMTSTQRTDLFNNAVTIVDPGLYDIYRDYFDDLLAHGTSPTGLTHYYRTPTSATDGSYKAYFFPRRETSGTAYNGDPDTDTIVSILENVDCPGGTEVRMAANLFTRTQVAEELVRLVGAGCRVLLAHDDSGDGTAMSARVEEILYGRLTQRVQCNEGPRGIGLHSKYITVTGGYYGLTNQRLVFTGSHNYTYPALRAHDETLLKIDDPALHTAFRSNHQTLMEYCAGS, encoded by the coding sequence ATGCGGGAAGAGAAGACCGCACGACGCACCGGCACGCGTCCCGCCGGGGGCCGGCACGCCCGGCGCCCGCGCCGCGCGGCGGCGTTCTGGGTCGCCGCCCTGCTGCCCGTCGCGGCGCTGCTCGCCCCGCCGGCGGCCACGGCGGCCACGGCCGCCCGGAGCCAGCCGCAGGCCGCCGATATCCAGGCCCAGGCGGTGGCCAACTCGGCCGTCTTCAACCACCCCGACGGCACCACGGCGCAGCAGAACGCGATCCGGGACCACGTGGCGAACCTGGTGAACGGCACACCGGCCGGGGCCCGGATCGACGTGTCGATGTTCAGCTTCACCGACGACACGGTGGCCGACGCCCTGGTCGCCGCCTCCGCCCGTGGCGTGAACGTCCACGTCATCGTGGACGAGTCGACCGTGGACCTCTCGGCGGACGCCGACGGCGACGGCGCCCCCGACCAGGGCGGCGAGTACCACACGCTGGCCGCCGGGCTGGGCGAGAACCTCTCCGCCCGCTCCTGGATCCTGGCCTGTCCGGACGACCGCGGCTGCGTCGGGCACCGCACGGTGGGCGCCTCCACCGCGATCAACCACAACAAGTTCTTCCTGTTCTCCGAGACCGGCGGCACCGCGGACGTGGTCGTGCAGACCTCCGCCAACATGACCAGCACCCAGCGCACCGACCTGTTCAACAACGCCGTCACCATCGTCGACCCGGGCCTGTACGACATCTACCGGGACTACTTCGACGACCTGCTCGCCCACGGCACCAGCCCCACCGGCCTGACGCACTACTACCGCACCCCGACCAGCGCCACCGACGGCTCCTACAAGGCGTACTTCTTCCCCCGCCGGGAAACCAGCGGCACCGCCTACAACGGCGACCCGGACACCGACACCATCGTCTCCATCCTGGAGAACGTGGACTGCCCCGGCGGCACCGAGGTGCGGATGGCGGCCAACCTCTTCACCCGAACCCAGGTCGCCGAGGAACTGGTCCGGCTGGTCGGGGCAGGCTGCCGGGTGCTGCTCGCCCACGACGACAGCGGCGACGGCACCGCGATGAGCGCGCGCGTCGAGGAGATCCTGTACGGCCGGCTCACCCAGCGGGTCCAGTGCAACGAGGGGCCCCGGGGCATCGGGCTGCACTCGAAGTACATCACCGTCACCGGTGGCTACTACGGGCTGACCAACCAGCGGCTGGTCTTCACCGGGAGCCACAACTACACCTATCCCGCCCTCCGGGCCCACGACGAGACGCTGCTGAAGATCGACGACCCCGCCCTGCACACCGCCTTCCGGAGCAACCACCAGACCCTGATGGAGTACTGCGCCGGCAGTTGA
- a CDS encoding maleylpyruvate isomerase family mycothiol-dependent enzyme, with the protein MKTSEYLEGLRREGELLAAAVARADLAAPVPPCPEWQVRDLVQHIGTVHRWAAAIVRERFGDRPNPAETEKLRGPLPDDADWVGWFRAGHANLLDTLATADPEADCWHFYPAPSGHAFWVRRQLHETAIHRVDAEAAAGGGLTPVPPAVALDGVDELLAGMHNLDRSQVRSQRPRLLRIHATDAPAGHGDWYVRLTAEHPRTERTGDPAAAECTLSGTAEELYLTLWNRPAPGEITVEGDAALYELWRTTSAI; encoded by the coding sequence ATGAAGACATCCGAGTACCTGGAAGGGCTGCGCCGCGAGGGAGAACTGCTCGCGGCGGCGGTCGCCCGCGCCGACCTGGCGGCGCCCGTGCCCCCGTGCCCCGAGTGGCAGGTGCGTGATCTGGTGCAGCACATCGGCACGGTCCACCGCTGGGCCGCCGCCATCGTCCGCGAACGCTTCGGCGACCGCCCCAACCCCGCCGAGACGGAGAAGCTGCGCGGTCCGCTGCCGGACGACGCCGACTGGGTGGGCTGGTTCCGCGCGGGCCACGCCAACCTGCTCGACACCCTGGCCACCGCCGACCCGGAGGCCGACTGCTGGCACTTCTACCCCGCCCCGTCCGGACACGCCTTCTGGGTCAGGCGGCAGCTGCACGAGACCGCGATCCACCGGGTGGACGCGGAGGCGGCGGCCGGCGGCGGCCTGACCCCGGTGCCACCCGCCGTCGCACTGGACGGCGTCGACGAGCTGCTGGCCGGCATGCACAACCTGGACCGCAGCCAGGTGCGCAGCCAGCGCCCGCGACTGCTGCGGATCCACGCCACCGACGCCCCGGCCGGGCACGGCGACTGGTACGTGCGCCTGACCGCGGAACACCCGCGCACCGAGCGGACGGGCGACCCGGCCGCGGCGGAGTGCACCCTCAGCGGCACCGCCGAGGAGCTGTACCTCACGCTGTGGAACCGCCCCGCCCCGGGAGAGATCACGGTCGAGGGCGACGCCGCGCTGTACGAGCTGTGGCGGACGACGTCCGCGATATAG
- a CDS encoding TetR/AcrR family transcriptional regulator: MPRTLSDQRRAAVLEAATRAIARDGLAAPTASIAAEAGLSVGSLFNYFPTKTALLNGLYLHLKRDLAAAVVEPPIADGPLRERAWEGWRRWTRWGAADPDKQRALLLIEASHELTGQTRRDGTAAMQGVDSLFAEAQAGGPFADQPFDFLVATVGALAATTMEAMSREPEEFDSRCRAGFTAVWGAIGMGGQSSDTGTDEKRTRS; encoded by the coding sequence ATGCCACGGACATTGAGCGACCAGCGCCGCGCGGCGGTGCTGGAGGCTGCGACACGGGCGATCGCGCGCGACGGGCTGGCGGCGCCGACCGCGTCGATCGCGGCCGAGGCAGGACTCTCGGTCGGCTCGTTGTTCAACTACTTTCCGACGAAGACGGCGCTGCTCAACGGGCTGTACCTCCACCTGAAGCGGGACCTCGCCGCCGCGGTGGTCGAGCCACCCATTGCTGACGGCCCCTTGCGGGAACGTGCCTGGGAGGGCTGGCGGCGGTGGACCCGATGGGGGGCAGCCGACCCCGACAAGCAGCGCGCGCTGCTGCTGATCGAGGCCTCCCATGAGCTGACCGGCCAGACCCGTCGTGACGGTACCGCCGCGATGCAGGGCGTGGACTCGCTCTTCGCGGAAGCACAGGCCGGTGGGCCCTTCGCCGACCAGCCCTTCGACTTCCTCGTGGCCACGGTGGGCGCCCTGGCGGCCACCACCATGGAGGCCATGTCGCGCGAGCCCGAGGAGTTCGACAGCCGCTGCCGCGCGGGCTTCACCGCGGTGTGGGGAGCGATCGGGATGGGCGGCCAGTCCTCCGACACCGGCACGGACGAGAAGAGGACCCGGTCATGA
- a CDS encoding amidohydrolase family protein, which produces MDKGVLRVTGRILVGPDEVRDEMWVIGGRVSFERPTTVPAGAVEHVSGWVLPGLVDAHCHVGLEARGGVDQATTEGHALTEREAGVLLLRDAGSPVDTRWIDDREDLPRIVRAGRHIARTRRYLRGFAHEIEPEELTDYVVREARRGDGWVKLVGDWIDREVGDLSLCWPPETVREAIAAAHREGARVTAHCFAEESLRPLVEAGIDCIEHATGLTEDTVALFAERQVAIVPTLVNIDNFPKFAAQGEAKFPAYARHMRALWERRYATVGAAHEAGVPIYVGTDAGGQLPHGLVAREVAELVRAGLSPLEAISATTWAAREWLGRPGLVEGAPADFVVYAGDPREDVTELAAPRQIVLRGVRR; this is translated from the coding sequence ATGGACAAGGGTGTGCTGCGGGTCACGGGCCGGATCCTCGTCGGCCCGGACGAGGTCCGCGACGAGATGTGGGTGATCGGTGGCCGGGTCAGCTTCGAGCGCCCCACCACCGTCCCGGCCGGCGCAGTGGAGCACGTCTCCGGCTGGGTGCTCCCGGGGCTGGTCGACGCGCACTGCCACGTCGGCCTGGAGGCGCGCGGCGGCGTCGACCAGGCCACCACGGAGGGGCACGCGCTGACCGAGCGCGAGGCCGGAGTCCTGCTGCTGCGCGACGCCGGCTCCCCGGTGGACACCCGCTGGATCGACGACCGCGAGGACCTGCCGCGCATCGTCCGGGCCGGCCGGCACATCGCCCGCACCAGGCGCTACCTGCGCGGCTTCGCGCACGAGATCGAGCCGGAGGAGCTCACCGACTACGTGGTGCGGGAGGCGCGCCGCGGCGACGGCTGGGTCAAACTGGTCGGCGACTGGATAGACCGCGAGGTCGGCGACCTCAGCCTGTGCTGGCCGCCGGAGACGGTGCGCGAGGCCATCGCCGCGGCGCACCGGGAGGGCGCCCGGGTCACCGCGCACTGCTTCGCCGAGGAGTCGCTGCGCCCGCTGGTGGAGGCCGGGATCGACTGCATCGAGCACGCGACCGGGCTCACCGAGGACACCGTCGCCCTGTTCGCCGAGCGTCAGGTGGCGATCGTGCCGACGCTGGTGAACATCGACAACTTCCCGAAGTTCGCGGCGCAGGGCGAGGCGAAGTTCCCGGCCTACGCGCGGCACATGCGGGCCCTGTGGGAGCGCCGCTACGCGACGGTCGGGGCGGCGCACGAGGCCGGTGTGCCGATCTACGTGGGCACGGACGCCGGCGGCCAGCTGCCGCACGGCCTGGTGGCGCGGGAGGTCGCGGAGCTGGTGCGGGCGGGGCTCAGCCCGCTGGAGGCGATCTCGGCGACGACCTGGGCGGCCCGGGAGTGGCTGGGGCGGCCCGGGCTGGTCGAGGGCGCCCCGGCCGACTTCGTGGTCTACGCCGGGGACCCCCGCGAGGACGTCACGGAGCTGGCGGCCCCCCGCCAGATCGTGCTGCGCGGCGTGCGGCGGTAG